DNA sequence from the Bradyrhizobium diazoefficiens genome:
GCCTATTTGCGTCGCAGCCTGGCGGCGATTCAGGAGCCGCGCACCAGCGGGCTTCCTGGCTGGCGGTCGTCCTATGCAAAGTTCGGACAGACCTGGGAAGGCGAAATCGAGATGACCCGCGGGATGATTTTCGAGGCACGGGGGCAGTTTGCTGAAGCCGAGGCCGCCTATCGCACCGCGGAGCTGCGTAAGAGTGCCGGCGAGAAGGCGGTATTGGAGTCGGAAAACCCGCCTGCAGAGACCCTCCTGCTGCAAGTGGTCGACAGCATGGTGTTGAACCAGGCGCGCATGAAGGCGAGGCAGGGCAGACTGGCCGAAGCCGAAGCCGACGCGCGCCGGGCGTTGTTGTCGCGCCTGAAGGACACCGGCAAGTACAATCCGGTGACGCCGCGCTTCGTGATGGGTTTGGCCGGAATCCTGGTCGACCAGGGACGTTACGACGAAGCCGAGCATCTCGGCCGCGTCGCGCTCGAGATCAACAAGACGGTCGGCGTGCCTGACGAATCGCAATCGACCGTGCAGCTGCTCTCGCAGCTCGCCGGCATCCTGAATCTGCAGCGCAACAATGCCGAAGCCAACGACATATTTGCGCGGATCGACAAGGCGGTCGCCAATTGGGATCCGCAGCGACGCCAGGTCATCGAGCTCAATCCGGCGCGCATTTTTGCGCTCTACAATTCCGGCCAGCTCGACGCCGGCATCGCCGCCGCCGAGCAACTGGTCAAGAAGCAGATCGGGCGGGTCGGGGAGAACCATTTCGATGCGGCGTCGGCGCGCGGCACCCTGGCGATCGGATTGATGCGCGCGCGGCGCGATGCCGACGCGATCCGCGAGTTCAAGGCCGCCATTCCGATCATGATGGCGAACGCAAACGAGAACGCCGACGACGAGAACACGACCGTCATGGCCGCGCGCAGCCAGCGGCTCCAGACCATCGTCGAAAGCTACCTCCTGCTGCTCGCGCGGGCCGAAGGCACCGGCAGCGGGGTCGGCGAGGAGACCTTCGGTCTCGCCGACGCCATCCGCGGTCGCTCGGTGCAGCAGGCGCTTGCGGCGTCAAGCGCGCGCGCGGCGGCCAAGGATGCGGCACTCGCCGAGCTCGTGCGCAAAGAACAGGACCTGACCAAGCAGGTCAACGCCCAGCTCGGCACACTGAACAACGTGCTGGCGATCCCCTCTGCGGATCGCGACGAAAAGGGAGTTCAGCAGATCCAGGCATCGATCGCGTCCATGCGCAACGAACGCGACAAGGCGCGCCGGGAGATCAAACAGAAATTCCCGGCGTATGCCGATCTCGTTTCACCCAAGCCGCCGAGCGTTGCCGAGATCCGTGCGACGCTTGCCGACAACGAGGCCATGCTGTCGTTCTATTTCGGTCAGAACGGCAGCTTCGTCTGGGCCGTGCCGAAGTCGGGGCCGGTGGCGTTCGCGGCCGTTCACGCAAATATCGGTGATATCGAGACCAAGATCCGCAAACTGCGGGAAGCGCTCGAGCCGCAGGCTGCGATGATCTCGGACATTCCGCCGTTCGATCTCAAGCTCGGCTACGAACTCTACGAGCTGTTGCTGAAGCCGATCGAGAGCGGATGGAAGCCGGCCAAGAATTTGATCGTGGTCACGAACGGCGCGCTCGGGCTGTTGCCGCTGTCCCTGCTGCCGACCGCACCGGCGGAAGTGGCGGCGGATGAGGATCCGCTGTTTGTCGGCTACCGCAAGGTGCCATGGCTGGCCCGGACCCATGCCGTGTCGACGGTGCCGTCGGCCGCGGCCTTGCGTACGCTGCGGCAGTTGCCGCCCGGCAAGCCCGGCCGCGGCGACCTCGTGGCGTTTGGCGATCCCTATTTCAACAAGGACCAGGAGAGCGAAGCAGAAGGTGCCGGCGACAAGGTGAAGGTCGCCGATGTCGGTGGGAACGTCACGCGCGGCATGCCGCTGAAGCGTCGCAGCAGCCCGAAGCTCGACGGCGTCGACAGCGCCGAGCTCGGTCTCTTGCCCCGCCTTCCCGACACGGCCGACGAGCTCAAATCGATCGCGCTGGCGCTCCAGGCTGATCCCTCGAAAGTGCTGTTCCTCGGCAAGAGCGCGACCGAGACCGCGGTCAAGACGATGAACCTTTCCGGCTTCAAGATTCTTGCCTTTGCCACGCACGGTCTCGTCCCCGGTGAGCTCAACGGCTTGACTCAGCCGGCGCTTGCCCTGTCGTCGCCAACGGTGACGGGCGAAGGCGGTGACGGCCTTCTGACCATGGAGGAGATTCTCGGCCTCAAGCTCGACGCCGATTGGGTCATTCTGTCCGCCTGTAACACAGGCGCCGGTGCAGGCGCCGGCGCCGAGGCGGCCTCGGGCCTTGGCCGCGCGTTCTTCTACGCCGGAACGCGTGCCTTGCTCGTGACGAACTGGTCGGTGCATTCGCAATCGGCGCGGCAGCTGGTGACCGACCTGTTCAAGCGGCAGGCGGATGATCCGAAGCTGTCGCGGAGCGAAGCGCTGCGCCAGGCCATGATGGCCCTGGTCGACGGTCCCGGCTACCTGAACAGCGAGGGCAAGACCGAGTTCGCCTATGCGCATCCGCTGTTCTGGGCGCCGTATACGATCATCGGCGATGGCGGCGTGCGATGATTGACGTGAGAGGGTTGGAAGGACAATGACGCGGAATATCTTGCTAGGGCTGGTTGCGGCAGGTCTCCTGTTTTCGGGAGCGTCGCGGGCAACACAATTGATCACCGAAGAGGAGGCCAAGCTGCCGCCGCCGAAGGGCGCGGTTGCGGCTGACCGGCGCGGTATCCTGCGCGGTCCGAAGGTGGAGTTCGTCTCGCCAGGCGAGTCCGTCGCCTCTCCCTTGAAGCTCCAATTGAAGTTCGAGTCGTTCGGCGGCGCCAAGATTGATCCCGACTCGGTGAAGGTGGTATTCCTCCGC
Encoded proteins:
- a CDS encoding CHAT domain-containing protein; the encoded protein is MRKLLALAVLLGSTGSAAALTKEAALENCRMTVGKPIVQACMQAQGGRKAGADIEGCRAKAKPQVKACVLAALNAANGRANVAVEVPKGEAPKLAPGTALPKDFIAPPRTISDITAILDSEKPNEKLIAELKADADSTPTGKEPREDLAQFYFDRANARSQLGRLAESITDANKAVEVGRGAVGPNMMGRLLQLQSVQYARAGDPKRALEIMQQLLRESVNVAGAKGYQFNANRSVASILLQMGDVVQAEAYLRRSLAAIQEPRTSGLPGWRSSYAKFGQTWEGEIEMTRGMIFEARGQFAEAEAAYRTAELRKSAGEKAVLESENPPAETLLLQVVDSMVLNQARMKARQGRLAEAEADARRALLSRLKDTGKYNPVTPRFVMGLAGILVDQGRYDEAEHLGRVALEINKTVGVPDESQSTVQLLSQLAGILNLQRNNAEANDIFARIDKAVANWDPQRRQVIELNPARIFALYNSGQLDAGIAAAEQLVKKQIGRVGENHFDAASARGTLAIGLMRARRDADAIREFKAAIPIMMANANENADDENTTVMAARSQRLQTIVESYLLLLARAEGTGSGVGEETFGLADAIRGRSVQQALAASSARAAAKDAALAELVRKEQDLTKQVNAQLGTLNNVLAIPSADRDEKGVQQIQASIASMRNERDKARREIKQKFPAYADLVSPKPPSVAEIRATLADNEAMLSFYFGQNGSFVWAVPKSGPVAFAAVHANIGDIETKIRKLREALEPQAAMISDIPPFDLKLGYELYELLLKPIESGWKPAKNLIVVTNGALGLLPLSLLPTAPAEVAADEDPLFVGYRKVPWLARTHAVSTVPSAAALRTLRQLPPGKPGRGDLVAFGDPYFNKDQESEAEGAGDKVKVADVGGNVTRGMPLKRRSSPKLDGVDSAELGLLPRLPDTADELKSIALALQADPSKVLFLGKSATETAVKTMNLSGFKILAFATHGLVPGELNGLTQPALALSSPTVTGEGGDGLLTMEEILGLKLDADWVILSACNTGAGAGAGAEAASGLGRAFFYAGTRALLVTNWSVHSQSARQLVTDLFKRQADDPKLSRSEALRQAMMALVDGPGYLNSEGKTEFAYAHPLFWAPYTIIGDGGVR